Proteins found in one Drosophila busckii strain San Diego stock center, stock number 13000-0081.31 chromosome 2R, ASM1175060v1, whole genome shotgun sequence genomic segment:
- the LOC108596609 gene encoding protein hu-li tai shao isoform X6: MTEVEQPPQNGIGNNAGEDDDNNKARPADIEQDMREMERRKRVEAIMGSKLFREELERIVDSAREGGAGASGILQQLSDIVGVPVARVGNAFKSSSCMVPINDIRGVESMGYAKGEKILRCKLAATFRLLDLYGWTQGLGAQITARLKVDQEYFLVNPYGLLFHEITASSLNKVDMQGHIVEQGTTNFGVNKSHFVLHSVVHAARPDIRCAIYIGCSPVVAISSLKSGLLALTKDACVLGEISTHAYTGLFDEEERNRLVRSLGPNSKVMLLSNHGALCCGETIEEAFFAAWHIVQACETQLKLLPVGLDNLVLIPEEARKLIYEQSRRPPEDLAKKFAALTSEEDGAAKEEAAIPKIGSPPKWRVGGADFEAFMRMLDNAGYRTGYIYRHPLIKSDPPKPKNDVELPPAVSSLGYLLEEEELFRQGIWKKGDIRKGGDRSRWLNSPNVYQKVEVLETGTPDPKKITKWVAEGSPTHSTPVRIEDPLQFVPAGTTVKEFKRVQQQIKDNRRADKISAGPQSHILEGVTWDEANRIKDATVSQAGDHVVLMGAASKGIIQRGFQHNATVYKAPYAKNPFDNVTDDELNEYKRTVERKKKSIHGEYTDTDFSESEALNSMQAAGHAAHAKHAQSEPETEHQVIQIQTQQAPIPSQAEVVLSDGVNNCCTACIK; encoded by the exons ATGACTGAGGTAGAGCAGCCGCCACAGAATGGCATAGGCAACAATGCGGGCGAGGATGATGACAACAATAAAGCGCGTCCAGCAGATATTGAACAA GATATGCGCGAAATGGAGCGACGCAAACGCGTTGAGGCCATCATGGGCTCCAAGCTGTTCCGCGAGGAGCTCGAACGCATTGTGGATTCGGCACGTGAGGGCGGCGCCGGTGCCAGCGGCATATTGCAGCAGCTTTCCGATATTGTGGGCGTGCCTGTAGCACGTGTGGGCAACGCattcaagagcagcagctgcatggtGCCCATTAACGATATACGCGGCGTGGAGTCTATGGGCTATGCCAAGGGCGAGAAGATACTCAGATGCAAGCTGGCTGCCACATTCCGTTTGCTGGATTTGTATGGCTGGACACAAGGGCTGGGTGCACAGATTACGGCGCGTCTAAAGGTCGATCAGGAATACTTTTTGGTGAATCCATATGGTCTGCTGTTCCATGAGATTACTGCCTCGTCGCTAAACAAGGTGGATATGCAAGGACATATTGTGGAGCAGGGCACCACCAACTTTGGCGTCAACAAGAGcc ACTTTGTGTTGCATTCGGTGGTGCATGCCGCTCGTCCGGACATACGTTGTGCCATTTACATTGGCTGCAGTCCTGTTGTGGCTATATCATCGCTTAAGTCTGGTTTGCTGGCGCTTACTAAGGATGCCTGCGTCTTGGGCGAGATTAGCACACATGCGTACACTGGTCTGTTCGATGAGGAGGAGCGCAATCGCTTGGTGCGCAGCTTGGGCCCCAACTCCAAGGTCATGCTGCTGTCCAACCATGGCGCACTCTGCTGTGGCGAGACCATTGAGGAGGCCTTCTTTGCTGCCTGGCACATTGTGCAGGCCTGCGAGAcgcagctcaagctgctgcctgtGGGCCTGGACAATCTGGTGCTGATACCTGAGGAGGCGCGCAAGCTTATCTATGAGCAGTCGCGTCGCCCACCAGAGGATTTGGCAAAGAAATTTGCTGCGCTCACCAGTGAAGAAGATGGCGCTGCCAAGGAGGAGGCCGCCATACCCAAGATTGGCAGTCCGCCCAAGTGGCGTGTAGGTGGCGCTGACTTTGAGGCCTTTATGCGCATGCTGGACAATGCTGGCTATCGCACTGGCTACATCTATCGCCATCCGCTGATCAAGTCCGATCCGCCAAAGCCCAAGAACGATGTGGAGCTGCCGCCTGCAGTCTCCTCGCTGGGCTATCTGCTTGAGGAGGAGGAGCTGTTCCGTCAAGG CATCTGGAAGAAGGGAGATATACGCAAGGGCGGTGATCGCAGTCGCTGGTTGAACTCACCCAATGTCTATCAGAAGGTTGAGGTGTTGGAGACAGGCACACCCGATCCCAAGAAAATCACAAAG tGGGTAGCTGAGGGTTCACCCACACACTCGACACCAGTGCGCATTGAGGATCCTTTGCAGTTTGTGCCAGCTGGAACGACAGTCAAGGAGTTTAAGCGTGTGCAGCAACAA ATCAAGGACAATCGTCGCGCGGATAAAATTTCAGCTGGACCACAGTCGCATATATTGGAGGGCGTTACCTGGGATGAGGCGAATCGCATCAAAGATGCCACCGTCTCACAGGCTGGTGATCATGTGGTGCTTATGGGTGCTGCCTCCAAGGGCATTATACAGCGCGGCTTCCAGCATAATGCAACTGTCTATAAGGCGCCATATGCCAAGAATCCATTCGATAATGTAACAGACGATGAGCTCAATGAGTACAAACGCACTGTGGAGCGCAAGAAGAAGAGCATTCATGGCGAAT ATACTGATACGGACTTTTCGGAGTCGGAGGCACTTAACTCCATGCAGGCAGCTGGACATGCTGCACATGCAAAACACGCACAGAGCGAACCAGAAACAG aaCATCAAGTCATACAGATTCAAACGCAACAGGCGCCCATTCCCAGCCAGGCTGAGGTTGTGCTGAGCGATG gcGTCAACAACTGTTGTACAGCGTGCATTAAATGA